The Pseudophryne corroboree isolate aPseCor3 chromosome 2, aPseCor3.hap2, whole genome shotgun sequence genome has a segment encoding these proteins:
- the LOC135025956 gene encoding putative protein ARB2BP, which yields MSMDGLMRFRECIESPQSLEDLQYYFNDHGELRHIITKKPFVYNYYKNEHERNHKRYIALGDMITLHVYERLEEDCNLERIPIPIDASDEEPKSFFFMSKEISSVQSNLFVLLQDSGVIRAGQWSQKVIFHHSLTKGSQLLYIKAALRDNGSVIILNPNDNFVKMKEESQAMIKNEEVCSPETRGAGDLYITPRKVIVPKRCSSSPEEHTNYVWDHFISRSAAKNVSFIAHGYGGLVFMDLLCKRSKEVMAKVSAVAFIDSRHHTPHQTTTAPEIQTWIRSHCRSWVISTKPLDRPTGSLRKLDCPKVSAGTENHDLVPSITFQSIFRFLSRCSKSRRKSVPPPFTVVTRSTTRNRSL from the coding sequence TGTCAATGGATGGATTGATGAGATTCAGAGAGTGTATTGAAAGCCCTCAGAGTTTGGAGGATTTGCAGTATTATTTCAATGATCATGGAGAATTGAGGCATATCATTACTAAAAAACCTTTTGTCTACAATTACTACAAAAACGAACATGAGAGGAACCACAAACGTTACATAGCTCTAGGAGATATGATCACTCTGCATGTGTATGAGCGTCTGGAGGAAGACTGCAACCTTGAAAGAATTCCCATTCCAATTGATGCTAGTGATGAAGAACCAAAGTCTTTCTTTTTCATGAGCAAAGAAATCTCGAGTGTACAGTCAAACCTCTTTGTTCTACTTCAAGACAGTGGGGTAATAAGAGCTGGCCAGTGGAGCCAAAAAGTGATATTTCATCACTCTCTAACCAAAGGATCACAGCTCCTATATATTAAGGCTGCTTTAAGGGACAATGGCTCAGTAATTATCTTAAATCCTAATGACAATTTTGTTAAGATGAAAGAAGAATCCCAGGCAATGATCAAGAATGAAGAGGTCTGCTCTCCAGAAACCAGGGGTGCAGGTGATTTATATATAACTCCAAGGAAAGTTATTGTCCCCAAACGATGCAGCAGCTCTCCAGAGGAGCACACTAACTATGTCTGGGACCACTTTATTTCAAGGAGTGCTGCTAAGAATGTGTCATTTATTGCACATGGGTATGGTGGGTTAGTTTTTATGGACTTACTTTGTAAGAGAAGCAAAGAGGTCATGGCCAAGGTCAGTGCTGTGGCATTCATAGACTCGAGGCATCATACTCCGCACCAGACAACAACTGCACCTGAAATACAGACCTGGATACGGTCACATTGCCGGAGCTGGGTAATTAGCACCAAGCCTTTAGACAGACCTACTGGGTCATTGAGGAAACTAGATTGCCCAAAGGTATCTGCTGGAACAGAAAACCATGATCTTGTCCCCTCCATTACATTCCAATCTATTTTTCGATTTCTTAGCAGGTGCTCAAAGAGTCGTCGGAAATCAGTTCCACCACCGTTTACAGTGGTAACTAGAAGTACTACAAGAAATAGATCTTTATAA